From Microbacterium sp. LWH11-1.2, one genomic window encodes:
- a CDS encoding hydantoinase/oxoprolinase family protein: protein MHIGIDVGGTNTDAVLMDGTLTLAAVKHATTEDVTSGIVQAIDALRSGHHFDGDHISAVMIGTTHFINALVEAKRLAPTAALRLGLPATKALPPLVDWPAGLVEAIQGRSYLAHGGYEFDGRPISPLDPDELRAHAADMRANGIRSVAISSVFSPVNHDLEVEAAQIIAEELGDDVAISLSHEIGRIGLLERENATIINAALRELASEIVDGLTAAVRRQGIEAPIFLSQNDGTLMDEDYVRLYPVATFASGPTNSMRGAALTSGLATCAVVDIGGTTTDIGLLINGFPRETANEVKVAGIRTNFRMPDVLSIGIGGGSIVDEETGEVGPESVGYRLTTEALVFGGSTLTATDIAVAAGRADIGDASKVAHLDRAFVERVLERIGERVAEAVDRMRTSPEPIPVVAVGGGSILVSGELPIFGAVQRPENYAVANAIGASIAQVGGEIDKVYAIEPGRREEAIAAVRAEAVDKAIAAGAFPASVDIVDFDEVPIPYLPGNATRIRVKAVGDLDMGGVR from the coding sequence ATGCACATCGGAATCGATGTCGGCGGAACCAATACCGATGCCGTGCTCATGGACGGCACCCTCACCTTGGCGGCGGTGAAGCACGCCACGACGGAGGATGTCACGAGCGGCATCGTCCAGGCGATCGACGCCCTGCGGTCCGGGCACCACTTCGACGGGGACCACATCTCCGCCGTGATGATCGGCACGACGCACTTCATCAACGCGCTCGTGGAGGCCAAGCGGCTCGCGCCGACCGCGGCGCTCCGGCTGGGCCTCCCCGCCACGAAGGCCCTTCCGCCGCTCGTGGACTGGCCCGCCGGACTCGTCGAGGCGATCCAGGGCCGGAGCTACCTCGCCCACGGCGGCTACGAGTTCGACGGGCGGCCCATCTCCCCGCTCGACCCGGACGAACTCCGCGCGCACGCCGCGGACATGCGCGCCAACGGCATCCGCTCTGTCGCCATCTCCTCGGTCTTCAGCCCGGTCAATCACGACCTGGAGGTCGAGGCGGCGCAGATCATCGCCGAGGAGCTCGGCGATGACGTCGCCATCTCGCTCTCTCATGAGATCGGACGGATCGGGCTCCTCGAGCGGGAGAACGCCACGATCATCAACGCCGCCCTGCGCGAGCTCGCGTCGGAGATCGTCGACGGCCTCACGGCCGCGGTGCGCCGGCAGGGGATCGAGGCCCCGATCTTCCTCAGCCAGAACGACGGCACGCTGATGGACGAGGACTACGTGCGCCTGTATCCGGTGGCGACCTTCGCGTCGGGGCCGACGAACTCGATGCGAGGCGCCGCCCTGACCAGCGGTCTCGCGACGTGCGCCGTGGTGGACATCGGAGGAACGACCACCGACATCGGCCTGCTCATCAACGGGTTCCCCCGCGAGACGGCGAACGAGGTGAAGGTGGCCGGCATCCGCACCAACTTCCGGATGCCGGATGTGCTGTCCATCGGAATCGGCGGCGGATCCATCGTCGACGAGGAGACCGGCGAGGTGGGGCCGGAATCCGTGGGCTACCGGCTCACGACCGAGGCGCTCGTCTTCGGCGGGTCCACGCTCACCGCCACCGACATCGCGGTCGCGGCCGGCCGAGCCGACATCGGCGACGCCTCGAAGGTCGCTCACCTCGATCGCGCGTTCGTCGAGCGGGTGCTCGAGCGGATCGGCGAGCGGGTCGCTGAGGCGGTGGATCGCATGCGCACCTCGCCCGAGCCGATCCCGGTGGTCGCCGTCGGTGGCGGATCGATCCTCGTCTCCGGCGAGCTGCCGATCTTCGGTGCCGTGCAGCGGCCCGAGAACTACGCGGTCGCGAACGCGATCGGCGCCTCCATCGCCCAGGTCGGCGGCGAGATCGACAAGGTCTACGCGATCGAGCCCGGTCGCCGCGAGGAGGCCATCGCCGCGGTGCGCGCGGAAGCCGTCGACAAGGCCATCGCCGCCGGCGCCTTCCCCGCCTCGGTCGACATCGTCGACTTCGACGAGGTCCCGATCCCGTATCTCCCCGGCAACGCCACCCGCATCCGGGTCAAGGCCGTGGGCGACCTCGACATGGGCGGTGTGCGATGA
- a CDS encoding DUF917 domain-containing protein produces MSWTITRDLIPGLARGAAVLGTGGGGDPYIGALLASQALRLHGDVTVVSLDEVPDDALVLTVAMMGAPTVMVEKLPSLDEVTAPVRALGAALGRAVTHIACAEVGGVNSTIPIAAAAALGLPLIDGDGMGRAFPELQMVLPTLYGIDASPLAFSDEKGNVGVLNTVDNSWTERIARVACVEMGCSVMISGFRMSGAQAREALVADSLSLCREIGEGIDSAREAKTDPVARVVALLGGRELFEGKVVDVERATTTGFARGRARIEGADSALELSFQNEHLIATLDGQTLVTTPDLIIVLDHDSGEPITTEGLRYGQRVRVIAAPSDERWHGAAALAMVGPGYFGYDLPSHRFDGRVETLVEEAAA; encoded by the coding sequence ATGAGCTGGACGATCACCCGCGACCTGATCCCCGGGCTCGCCCGCGGTGCCGCCGTGCTCGGCACGGGCGGCGGCGGCGACCCGTACATCGGTGCCCTGCTCGCCTCGCAGGCCCTGCGCCTGCACGGCGATGTCACGGTCGTGTCGCTCGACGAGGTGCCGGACGACGCGCTCGTGCTGACCGTGGCGATGATGGGTGCGCCCACGGTCATGGTCGAGAAGCTGCCGAGTCTCGACGAGGTCACCGCCCCGGTGCGAGCGCTGGGGGCGGCCCTCGGCCGCGCCGTCACGCACATCGCGTGCGCGGAGGTCGGCGGCGTCAACTCGACCATCCCGATCGCCGCGGCCGCCGCGCTCGGGCTGCCGCTCATCGACGGCGACGGGATGGGCCGCGCGTTCCCGGAACTCCAGATGGTGCTGCCGACGCTGTACGGCATCGATGCGTCGCCGCTCGCGTTCAGCGATGAGAAGGGCAACGTGGGCGTGCTGAACACCGTCGACAACAGCTGGACCGAGCGCATCGCCCGCGTCGCCTGCGTGGAGATGGGCTGTTCTGTGATGATCTCCGGCTTCCGGATGTCGGGGGCGCAGGCGCGCGAGGCGCTCGTCGCCGACTCCCTGTCGCTGTGCCGCGAGATCGGCGAGGGCATCGACTCTGCGCGGGAGGCCAAGACGGATCCCGTCGCGCGGGTGGTGGCTCTTCTCGGCGGACGGGAGCTGTTCGAGGGGAAGGTCGTCGACGTGGAGCGCGCGACCACCACGGGCTTCGCCCGCGGCAGGGCGAGGATCGAGGGTGCGGACTCGGCACTGGAGCTCTCGTTCCAGAACGAGCACCTCATCGCGACGCTCGACGGACAGACCCTCGTGACGACACCGGACCTCATCATCGTGCTCGACCACGACTCGGGTGAGCCGATCACGACGGAGGGACTGCGCTACGGGCAGCGGGTCCGCGTGATCGCCGCACCGAGCGATGAGCGCTGGCACGGCGCCGCCGCGCTGGCGATGGTCGGGCCCGGCTACTTCGGGTACGACCTGCCCTCTCATCGATTCGACGGCCGGGTCGAGACCCTCGTCGAGGAGGCTGCCGCATGA
- a CDS encoding DUF917 domain-containing protein translates to MSWQLTSADLSDLARGATLLGTGGGGDPYIGKMLVEQVLGDRSITILDPEDLTDDMFVIPTAQMGAPTVMIEKIPAGFEATLALRTLEEHLGRTADATMPIECGGINSMIPLMVAAETGLPVVDADGMGRAFPELSMETFAVYGVHGSPLALAGERGERVIIDTGDDDRQMEWLARGITIRLGGVGHIAEYAMSGADVKRTAVPRTISMALALGRMIREAREAHRSPFEAIAATLSTTLYPHVRELFVGKVTDVERRTTEGFARGTAIVSASDPSSDDRLEISFQNENLIARRNGEVVAIVPDLICVVDHESAEPITTEGLRYGQRVRVLGISTPEMMRTPEALQAFGPGAFGLTEPFSPVEAAEVASLG, encoded by the coding sequence ATGAGCTGGCAGCTGACCAGCGCGGATCTTTCCGATCTCGCTCGCGGCGCCACGCTGCTCGGAACCGGCGGTGGAGGGGACCCGTACATCGGCAAGATGCTGGTCGAACAGGTCCTCGGCGACCGGTCGATCACGATCCTGGATCCCGAGGATCTGACCGACGACATGTTCGTGATCCCGACGGCGCAGATGGGAGCGCCGACCGTGATGATCGAGAAGATCCCGGCCGGCTTCGAGGCCACGCTCGCCCTGCGCACGCTCGAGGAGCACCTCGGGCGGACGGCGGATGCGACGATGCCGATCGAGTGCGGCGGCATCAACTCGATGATCCCCCTCATGGTCGCCGCCGAGACCGGCCTTCCGGTCGTCGATGCGGACGGGATGGGGCGCGCGTTCCCCGAGCTGTCGATGGAGACCTTCGCGGTCTACGGTGTGCACGGCTCTCCGCTCGCTCTGGCGGGCGAACGGGGCGAGCGCGTGATCATCGACACCGGGGACGACGACCGGCAGATGGAGTGGCTGGCGCGCGGGATCACCATCCGCCTCGGCGGCGTCGGTCACATCGCGGAGTACGCGATGTCGGGCGCGGATGTGAAGCGTACGGCGGTCCCGCGCACCATCTCGATGGCGCTCGCGCTGGGGCGGATGATCCGGGAGGCGCGAGAGGCGCATCGATCCCCGTTCGAGGCGATCGCGGCGACGCTGTCCACGACGCTCTACCCGCACGTGCGTGAGCTGTTCGTCGGGAAGGTGACCGACGTGGAGCGCCGCACGACCGAGGGGTTCGCGCGCGGTACCGCGATCGTCTCGGCATCCGATCCGTCGAGTGACGACCGTCTGGAGATCTCCTTCCAGAACGAGAACCTCATCGCGCGCCGCAACGGCGAGGTGGTCGCCATCGTGCCCGACCTGATCTGCGTGGTGGACCACGAGTCCGCGGAGCCGATCACGACGGAGGGGCTGCGCTACGGGCAGCGCGTGCGCGTGCTCGGCATCTCGACGCCGGAGATGATGCGCACGCCGGAGGCTCTGCAGGCATTCGGGCCCGGGGCGTTCGGGTTGACCGAGCCCTTCTCGCCGGTGGAGGCAGCGGAGGTGGCGAGCCTAGGCTGA
- a CDS encoding DUF917 family protein, with the protein MPVTLDLDSLPALATGFALLGSGGGGGTTMLELVLRDSPDWPITLHDVDELDPDLPVLGAAFVGSTILLGERLPGTAPFARLIAAAERWLGYRVPVVCSLEGGGLNGLASFTLAGERIIVDADLTGRAVPALDQMSLLVDGVPNIIVTCDTGAGGVALVETDRALDIERIVRAATVQAGGAGGMVFAGFTVGSLREHAIVGNAAHALRLGKAFLGAETGPLDHLAGTLGGRLLAEGRITAIEIDERDPHVTVFGIEGSAGEVHRLVARSESLALMTDGRLEAAAPDLVVVLDAISRDILEVPSLSMGRYVAVMQLDGPAWWSHSTARLRHVVPSVYGLDELDGLS; encoded by the coding sequence ATGCCGGTCACCCTCGATCTCGACAGCCTCCCCGCGCTGGCAACGGGGTTCGCGCTGCTCGGCTCGGGCGGTGGCGGCGGGACGACCATGCTCGAGCTCGTGCTGCGGGATTCCCCGGACTGGCCGATCACCCTGCATGACGTCGACGAGCTGGATCCCGACCTCCCGGTCCTCGGGGCCGCTTTCGTCGGTTCGACCATCCTCCTGGGCGAGCGGCTCCCGGGAACCGCCCCCTTCGCTCGGCTCATCGCCGCGGCGGAGCGCTGGTTGGGATATCGCGTTCCGGTGGTCTGCTCGCTCGAGGGCGGCGGACTCAACGGCCTCGCGTCGTTCACGCTGGCCGGCGAGCGGATCATCGTCGACGCCGATCTGACCGGCCGGGCCGTTCCGGCGCTCGACCAGATGTCGCTCCTGGTCGACGGCGTCCCGAACATCATCGTCACGTGCGACACGGGTGCCGGCGGGGTCGCCCTCGTCGAGACCGACCGCGCGCTCGACATCGAACGCATCGTGAGGGCGGCGACCGTCCAGGCGGGCGGTGCCGGCGGCATGGTCTTCGCGGGCTTCACCGTCGGGTCCCTGCGCGAGCACGCGATCGTCGGCAATGCCGCGCACGCGCTGCGGCTGGGAAAGGCGTTCCTCGGCGCCGAGACCGGGCCGCTCGATCATCTGGCCGGGACGCTGGGCGGGCGGCTGCTCGCGGAGGGGCGCATCACCGCGATCGAGATCGACGAGCGGGATCCGCACGTCACCGTCTTCGGAATCGAGGGGAGCGCGGGCGAGGTGCACAGACTCGTGGCCCGGTCCGAGAGCCTCGCGCTGATGACCGACGGAAGGCTCGAGGCCGCAGCCCCGGATCTGGTGGTCGTGCTCGACGCGATCTCGCGCGACATCCTCGAGGTCCCCAGTCTGTCGATGGGCCGGTACGTCGCCGTGATGCAGCTGGATGGACCGGCGTGGTGGTCGCACTCCACCGCGCGCCTTCGCCATGTGGTCCCCTCGGTCTACGGGCTGGATGAATTGGACGGCCTCTCATGA
- a CDS encoding helix-turn-helix domain-containing protein, protein MSDALLLSALLAHPENGGVRAIAGPEDVEWTGVVVESDETLLPSDGAGRLVILTESPPDRSWQQDALIRRTRDRGFRALAVPRAEGFGPGTRALAARLGFTVLHVDRPILLAKACWQLVEARDALALHYVRKVAQSIEYHADSLADLLRHLSTSVRHGVALLDAEGVLLESGGALAPDVHASIDFAPWLDIVRAPGGSAASVRVDSPSREGLRLAFFGEGLDERQVTALAVAAEVAMPAVAARILIDEVEEVNDASVSSGVLRDFVDLRGTPDLDVERRMLERGWRTSGYHLGFRLIGRTRVDALQLLRFVIGELGRISVDSHATTGGRGVTGWLTFTEPPAPPQIEQCVAALRELHVAARRSFNVATGVGSVANGSAGLTTSLSEASDASKIAVNRSATGWFVRVDGLGLERLLLAWTGNDTFVPAAQSLLAPLQEGRGELLTTLSAYLDHESALAPTAAALGLHRNTVASRIHRAQELLGVDMSDPEVRLALHLACRAVR, encoded by the coding sequence ATGAGCGACGCCCTCCTGCTGAGCGCCCTGCTCGCCCATCCCGAGAACGGCGGCGTCCGTGCGATCGCCGGACCGGAGGATGTCGAGTGGACCGGCGTCGTCGTGGAGTCGGACGAGACCCTGCTGCCGTCGGACGGTGCCGGGCGCCTGGTCATCCTCACCGAGTCGCCGCCCGACCGCTCCTGGCAGCAGGACGCGCTCATCCGCCGCACGCGCGATCGCGGCTTCCGGGCACTCGCGGTGCCCCGCGCCGAGGGGTTCGGCCCGGGTACCCGCGCGCTCGCCGCGCGGCTCGGGTTCACCGTGCTGCACGTCGATCGACCGATCCTGCTGGCGAAGGCCTGCTGGCAGCTGGTCGAAGCGCGCGATGCGCTCGCCCTGCACTACGTGCGGAAGGTCGCGCAGTCGATCGAGTACCACGCGGACAGCCTTGCCGACCTGCTCCGCCACCTCTCCACGAGCGTGCGGCACGGCGTCGCTCTGCTCGATGCCGAGGGCGTGCTGCTCGAATCCGGAGGAGCACTGGCCCCGGACGTGCACGCGTCGATCGATTTCGCCCCGTGGCTCGACATCGTGCGTGCGCCGGGCGGCTCCGCGGCCTCCGTGCGTGTCGACAGTCCGAGCAGAGAGGGTCTGCGACTGGCGTTCTTCGGCGAAGGCCTCGACGAGCGCCAGGTCACCGCGCTCGCGGTCGCCGCCGAGGTGGCGATGCCCGCCGTCGCCGCCCGGATCCTGATCGACGAGGTGGAGGAGGTCAACGACGCCTCGGTGTCGTCGGGAGTGCTGCGGGATTTCGTCGATCTGCGCGGCACACCGGATCTCGATGTGGAGCGCCGCATGCTCGAGCGCGGATGGCGGACGAGCGGATACCACCTCGGCTTCCGGCTCATCGGGCGCACCCGTGTGGACGCGCTCCAGCTCCTCCGTTTCGTGATCGGCGAGCTCGGTCGCATCTCCGTCGATTCGCACGCGACCACGGGTGGTCGCGGCGTGACCGGCTGGCTGACCTTCACCGAGCCGCCGGCGCCGCCGCAGATCGAGCAGTGCGTGGCGGCCCTGCGGGAGCTCCACGTCGCCGCCCGACGCTCGTTCAACGTCGCGACCGGGGTCGGGTCGGTGGCGAACGGCTCCGCGGGGCTCACGACATCGTTGAGCGAGGCGTCCGATGCTTCGAAGATCGCCGTGAACCGCTCGGCCACCGGCTGGTTCGTGCGTGTCGACGGACTCGGGCTCGAACGGCTCCTGCTCGCATGGACCGGCAACGACACGTTCGTCCCGGCGGCGCAGTCGCTCCTCGCGCCGTTGCAGGAGGGACGCGGCGAGCTGTTGACGACGCTGTCGGCGTACCTGGATCATGAGTCGGCCCTCGC